The sequence CACAGAGTTTTATTTTTTAGAGCCTAACTCAGTTTATATATAAAACAAGGTGCCTCCCCCTATCTGTTATTTTTTATATCAGCACCATTAAGTTATATTAAGAGCCTCCGATATTGTTACCACTATCACAGTATTATACAAATCAATCAAAACAAGAACTATACTGTAAAATAAGGATAATTTTATTATGACAGACTCGATAAATTATATCACAGCGAACATTCAGCCTTTTTCTGTATATTCTCCTGATAAAGACAACAACCAAATTACGCTCGAAACGGCCCTAAAAAAAAATCAGGGAATAGATAAAGTTACAATATCCTCGGAGGCTATAGAGAAATACAATACATCTTCCAAAACTGAATCCACTCCGGCAGATTCATGGAAAATGCTTTCCGGCTTAGATTCAGGGACCACACTTCTAAAAAACGGTAATAAACAGGTCGTAACAATAGACGGGACGAAACTGGAAATTCTCGAATATGACGGCGACAAACTCATCCGCTCTGTAAAAGGAGATATCACAGCCGAAGGAGCTGTTCTGGAAACAGAAATTTATGATGATAACGGCAAATTAACTCAAACAATAAATACGTCCTTGAAAACAATGGATGGCGGCAAAAAAGGAACATCCGCCAAAATAAGCCGAGATATTAAATGGTTTGAAAACGGCGAAATGACCAGACAGATGAGTGATCATATGCGCCTCCACAGTGAATATATCGACCCTGCCGAAAAAGGTTCCACAGAAAAGCCCCTCTCCCGGATGATTACAGATTTAACTAAAGCTCAATCTTCCGATCTAAATAAAATTACCGAAAGGGCAACTAAAGATACTCACACAACTAAATATTTTGCATCCATTCAAGAATTTGCAAACGGTAATATTTCCAGAAGTGTTGTAATCAACAATAATGCAGACTTTGTGAATATAACCAACCGTTCAAGTAAACGTGTTAATGGAAGAGAAAAATGGACAACCGGAGAACTCAGTCATTCAAATGGACTTTCAGTCACAATGCAGAACTATGATTCAAACGGAGACCTTCTACGCGAATCATCTTTTAATGCAAGCAACGTGAATGACAAAGATACAACTGATGGCAAGATTGAACAAAAAATGTCCGTGTCCTGGTATAATAAGGGAGATCTGGTCAAAAAAAGTTCCGGTTCACTTTCTATGGAAGAAACCCCTCATAAAGGGCTGCCATCCAGTGCAACATTACTGAAAACTCTTGGCCTAGAAGAAAAAGAATATGCCACACCCAAAACAAAAACAGCGATAGAATTACTTGCCGTACCTCTAATGGAAAGTTCATCCAAAGCAGAATTTTACAACAATTCAATTGCAGATCAAATAAACTCAGGATCATTTAACAGTTCGGAAAACATATCAAAATACGGAGAAGACGACCGACCATACAGTATCTCATGGGAAAATGAAATTTATAAAAACGGAGAACTGGCTGCACGGCAGGAAGACAAAGAATCAGCGATAGAAAACTTCGGACAAAAAGATATTGCCTTTCGCACCGGGGGAGCTCTCAGCGAAGACTATAGCGGCCCCATCATGCATAGAACCAGCCATGTCGACGAAAGTTATGAAAACGGATCCCTCAAAAAACAAGCCAGCATTGAATCTTATGAATATATTCAAGAAGTAAAAAAAGGTTCGGATAAACTTCTTACCCGAACCAATGCAACACAGGGGACAGGCTACGACAAACAGCACGTCAGTGAACTTTACGAAGGAGGAGTTACCGAGCACGATGTTCAGGCAAACGCCGCATCCAAAGCGATGAGCGGTGAAGTAGGCCTAACACTCGAAGACAGCCGATCTATACTCAGATCTTTAAGCGATAAAAACTCAGGCCCTAAAAATCATGAGTATAAAGTTAAATTTGATCCGGCATAAGCTCCATATGATTAATTCCTGAAAAGACTAAGCTAAATTAGCTGGAGCTAGGATTCTTGTGCCCATAATCTATTTTTTAAGAACCAAGGTCATAGCAGAAGAAAAACAACGTCTCCGTACCAGCAGAAGCACAATAATCGATGAAAGCGCAGTCGAAGCAACAAGCATAAACATGACGACAATCTGATAGCGCACAGCCTCTTCAGGATTTGCTCCTGCCAGAATCTGACCTGTCATCATACCGGGAATTGAAACCAGCCCTACACCCATCATAGCGTTAATCGACGGAATCATGCCCGCGCGCAAAGCTTTACGAAAAATATCGACCGTGGCTTCCTTAAAATCCGCTCCGTGACAAAGCATCATTTCCACTTCATCGCGACGATTTCTAAGTTCAGAAAACAACCGCTCGAGCGAGATAGCAAGAGCATTCATAGAATTTCCCGCCACCATGCCGCCAATCGGAATAAAATATTGAGGAGTCCACCACGGATCAGCGCCGATAACTACTTTTGTCACCAACGCGGTAATAAGAGTGCAGCTGAAAAGAACTGCCACCGTTGTAGGAAACAGATAAGATACACTTTTTTCCTTTACCCGCCCGTGAACAATACGCACGGAAAAGAAAGCCATTACAGCGTACAACCCCATCACCAGCAAGGCATTATTAAGCCCGAAAAGAGCGTTCAGCAGATAGCCCATTGCAAACAGCTGCAAGAAAGTACGAACGGCACCTATGGCAAGATCTTTCTCCAGTTTCAATTGATAAAATACTGAAACTGCGCCCGAAATAGTCACAAGACTAAGCGCAATCATTAATTGCGGCCATGAAATAGATATAAAAGAAGTTGTCATCAGAGCACCTCAACTTTGCCGTCTGCCACGGTAATATGCATATGCGGACATGTCGGGTGATAGCTGGTGTGACTTACCATTAATATGGCAATCTCCTGCTTTGCCAGATCTTCCGCAACTTCCTCAACCCGTTCCCGGCTTTCGCGGTCAAGCGAGCTTGTAGGCTCATCAAAACAAATAGCATCCGGCTTACTCAAAACAGACCTGATAAGACATATTCTCTGCCGTTGCCCCACCGAAAGAGAACTGGCTTCCGCATCAAGCGAAACTCCCTCAAGAGCAAGTTTTTCCATCCATACCATGAGAAATTTATCATCTGGAGTGATGGATTTCTTTCTGATTTGCAGAGTGAACGGCATCAGGAGATTATCACGAACACTACCGGGCAGAACAATAGGAGTCTGCTGAACAAAGCCGATTCTGGTTCTGAGTTCCGGCGGATAGAAAGTATCAATTGAAGTACCGCGCAAAAGAATTGCGCCCTGCTGTACTTCTTCCAGCCGGACGGCAAGACGAAGTAAAGTAGACTTGCCCGCACCGGACGGCCCTGAAATCAGAACAAATTGCCCCGCAGGCACAGCAAAAGAGATATCATTCAACTCAAGCCCATCGGGCCAACTGAAATTCACGTTTTTAAATTCTAGAACAGGAACGCCCTGCTCAACTTCATCCGGTTGTGGAATGTTCATTTTTGTCTCGGTTATATTGTTTAAACCCAGCCCTATTTAACCTTACCTTTCTTCTTGATCACACGGCGGGGCTGAGCAGTTGCATTCTTCATATTATCAGAAAAACTTTCCTGTTTCGTAAAATCCATAAAACATACATCAGAGCCGTCAACGGGAAGGTCTTTCACAAATATACGCTCTATAGGCACGACAACCGGACTGACGACAAACGAAACAACTGTGCCGACAAGATTCAACGCACTGAGTTTGATGCCGAAGTCTTTAAAGGTCCCGTGAACAGCCACCGGAGTCGCAAGATTGAAAAACTCAGGCCGCTTCGGTGTAGGTGCGGCTTCAAGGTCAATATTGCGCTTCTTAAAATCAATCGCGGCCTTTCCAAAGATTCGCATCTTTGACGTATCAACCACAATGGATTCGGAATCCATCATACCGTTCTTAATGCCCATTTGAAGTATAGCGCAGTTTATTTTTGACTTTTCCTTTTCCACACTGTCCATAACAGCGGTAAACAGGTTTACTGCCCAAAGATCAATAATTCCTGACTCAAGATTCTGAGGCTTGGCACCGATGCGGAAATGACCATTTGCATATTCCATAATAGAATTAAAATCCGGTGCTTCGGACTTTAAAGAAATATCCAAACTGATAAGCCCGCCCATATCCGTATCAGGTTTGGCTTCTCGGGCTATAATACCGTAATCGAATTTATCTATCAGAGCATTAATGCCGGCATTAACTCCCTGTGTTGTTATAGCAAAGGTTCCGTCAAAGTGAGCTGCGCCCCCGGGGATATATAAATCCAGAGGATCAATGGAGAGCACGCCGTTTTTAAGAGTTATAGCCAGCACTCCGCGCCCAAGACTGCTCTTACCTTTTTTAACTTCCTTTGCTTCAAATTTAAACTGGGCATCCAGACTGTTCATAAGTTCGGGACTTAAAAGATGTCTGACCTCAGAGCCGGAATCCACCTCAACATCAATTTTCGAAGTAGCATTAACGGATGGCTCATCCTGACTTCCACCGGAAGGGGACCAGCCGTCCAAATTAAAATCATCAAGCTGAATCAATTCGGCTGTAAGCTGCGTTTTTATGTCCGGTTTCGCCTTTGTCCCGGGCACTTTAGCGATATAATTAGATAAACTTCCGCTACCGACCAACCTGCTTTCCCCTACCCGCACATCCAGTTTTCGCAGACTGGCCTTACCTTTTCGTGCGTTCAATTCGCAAATGATTCCGTAATTTTTAAAAGGAGGAAGGTCAACTTTAAGTAAAGAATTTAAAGTAGTTAGATTCTCCCCCTTTACTGAAACACTTAGATTGGCAAATCCGGTTGAAGATGGAAGTTGTACTTCTCCAGTCAGAGCGAACTGAGTCCGGGCAATCTCACCATTTATTTCCGCCCAGCTTTTCTGCGTTGCTAAAAATTCTGAAAGAGATCCGACCTTCACACCAATAGTATAAGGATGCGCACCTATTATCCCCTTAAAATCCAGATAAAAAGGTTCCCCGGCCCTACCAGCTCCATTGCATTCATCAATACGATACTCTGATCTTAGTCCGGGAACTATTTCGGTAACTTGAATATCTTTAAATAAAATTTTCTGGATGCTTAAAGAATCGGAGGTCAGCTCTAAATGATTCTTCGCAGATTTCAGATCCGCAGATTCAGGTTCAATTTTCAGATGATCCGTGGCTCCGGTACCTTTGATCTCCATATCCCAATTAACGGAACCGTCCTGCTTACTTTCAAGATTAAGTCGAATCCCTTCAACCGTAAGCTCGTGAATTTCAATCTTCGCAGCCAATAATTTTAGGGCATTAACATGCAGTCTTGCGAATTTCAGAACAGCAAAATTTTTATCTGAAAAACCGGGGGGGTTGGCTATAGTAACATCAGCAACTTCAATAGCGGGACTGAGGGACGTAACAAACTTAAGCTCTCCGCCGAATGTAACTTTGCGACCTAAGGCATAGGAAGATACTTTTTCCAAAGAAGGTTTAAGCAAAGTAGCATCAACCGGAATCTCAAAAAAAAGGATTGCGGCAACAGAAAGGACAGTCAGAACCACCAAACTTAAACCCGTTAATAAAAGTATGCGAATAGCCCTGAAAAAAGACATGTCCCCTCCTGAAAGTTATATCACGCGATAATTATAAAGAGCGGTTTACCATTTAAGCATGTATCGTCTTTAATTGATGTTCCAACCTATGTCCGCTATATAAATAAAGAGTTATTTAAATCAATATCTACTCGCTGACACTAAATTATCAATCAACTACACCTAATTAACTACGGCTAATAAAAATGACTATCAATAAAAATAACATTAATTCAGAGACTAAGAAAGCAGCAGAAGAGTATGTCGAACATATTTTCTACCAGTCAGACAGTGACTGTAAAATAGTAAAAATGTTGAAAGAAGATGCAAATGAAAGGGTTTACCATGACATGGTTGATAACCCCGATGAGTTCAAACAAAAACCTCAGCTTTTATCTATTGAGCCTTGGAATGGTACAAAGCCTTCAAGCCCTCTTGAATTTTTAAGGAAAAAGAAAGTCGTGCTGCCTTCTTTACCGCAAGTTTTAATTCAAATTAAACGTGTCATTAACGATCCCCAAAGTACTATTGATGATCTAGTTGCAGTAATCAGCAAAGACCCTAAACTAGTTGCGGCAGTACTGCGCCTTGCCAACAGTAGCATATATAATCTTAGCGAGAAGATTGACACGCCAAGCAAAGCAGTTGCTGTTTTGGGCTTAAAAAAGGCGGGGCTTTTATCTCTTGGAACAGTGTCACTCAGTATGTTTAAAAAGTCTGAAGTTGCCGTTCTTGAACTTGAAAAATTCTGGAAACACTCCATAGCCTGCGGAATAATTGCTCAGGAAATTGCCCGCACGGCAAAACTTGGCGATCCTGAACATTTCTTTGTGTCGGGTCTTCTCCACGACATTGGAGTTCAAATAATTTTTGAAAGTGAAAAAAGTCTTGCTCTCGAACTGATTCGTGTCGCCGAAACAAGGCAAATAAGTTTTTATGAAGCAGAAACGGAAGTGCTGGGATTTAATCATGCGGTTCTGGGAGGAATTATCAGCAAAGACTGGGATCTTCCGCAAACACTTATAAGAGCCGCTACCGGTCATCACGATCCGGAAATAATCAAAACAGATCCTGAAGCCGCAGTTGTCCATATTGCTGATTACATCGCCAGAGCTCTTGGCTATGAACTTGGATTGTCAACGACTATAGGCAATTTAAATAAAGACGCATTAAAAAATATAGAAATAACTGCTGAGCAAATTAAAGAACTGATTCCTGAATTTAAAATATTGATTGGTGAAACTTTTAAAATACTGACCCCAGAATAAAAAACCCTCCTGCCGTGCGGTTGCCAAACCACATAAGTCGAGATATCTTGGGCATAATGAATGACACCGGAGGAAGCATGTCCAAGACAAAAGCAACAGAAGAGATATCCAGAAGACAAGCGCTTAAACTGATTGCCGGGGGCACGTTAGGTGTTCTTACCGGATGTGCTGTTAATCCCGTTACCGGTGAACAGCAGCTCATGCTAGTTTCAAAGCAAGAAGAAATACAGCTCGACAAACAGAACTCGCCTCATCAATTTTCTGCCGACTATGGCGCTGTGCAGGACAGTGAAATCAATCAATACGTCACACAGGTGGGGCAATCTCTCGCCGCCACCAGTCACAGACCGGACATGCCCTATAATTTCCGCTGCGTGAATGCCAATTACGTCAACGCGTACGCTTTTCCCGGCGGCAGCATTGCCTGTACCCGCGGTATTATGCTCAAGCTCGAAAACGAAGCAGAACTAGCCGCGCTGATAGGTCACGAAATAGGCCACGTAAATGCAAGACACACAGCCGCACGCATGAGTTCCAGCATGGCAACTCAGGGTGTTCTCGCCATAGGTGCCGGAGTTCTCGCGACACAGAACAGCGACCTTGCCCCGCTGGCAGCCGGACTTGGCGGAATAGGTGCAAGCCTGCTTCTCGCCAACTATTCCCGTGCCGACGAACGACAGGCGGACAGCCTCGGCATGAACTATATGAACAAAGCGGGATATGACACGGAAGGTATGGTCGGCCTTATGGATGAGCTCAATAAGCTGCACAAAACGGAACCTTCATTCGTACAGCAGATGTTTGCCTCCCACCCCATGAGCAGAGAACGCTACGACGACGCAGTTAAACAACGCAACACAACCTACGCCGGTAAGCACGGTAAAATTCTGCGTGAACGATACATGGACAACATCGCCTCCATCCGCAAAATCCAGCCTGCCATTGAAGAGATGCAAAAAGGTGAAGAATCCATGAGCAAAAGGGCTTTTGTAAACGCTGAGGAACACTTTTCCAAAGCCCTCAAAATTGCGCCAAGCGATTATGTAGGGCTGTTGCTCATGTCTAAATGTCAAATGGCACAGAACAAAAACAGAGAAGCAATACAATTTGCTGAACACGCCAAGAATGTTTATCCGGCCGAAGCACAGGCTCTCCAGATTGCGGGAATATTAAACTTTGAAACAAAGCAATATAAACAGGCATTAGTTGATTTTAATGGGTACGATAAAAGGTTGCCCGGCAACTCCATGATTACTTTTTTCAAAGGAATTTCCTACGAAGCTTTAGGAAACCGCCGCATGGCCGCGAGTGAATATTACAAATTCCTCCAAAACAATCGTGAAGGCAAATATGCTAAGCACGCATATGGACGGCTTAGTTCATGGGGATATACGCAATAGCAAGCCAAGTTAATTCTATAAATAAATTTAACTTTAGATGGAGACATTAATGAACCGCAAGGCAACTTTTACACTCCTCATAATGGCACTATTGTATTTTGCTACGCCATTTTCTGCACATGCCGCGGAAAAACTTGTCTTTTCAGGTATTGAATCCATTAACTCTGATATAAGCTTTAAAGTCCTTGAAGAAGCATATGGACGTATCGGAATTGAAATAGAACTAAAACATTATCCGATCCTGCGTGCATTACACTCATCCGATTCAGGCATTGTGGATGGTGAATTATTCAAAAAAAAAGGACTCGATAATAAATATCCCAACCTCACAATGATTCATGTCCCTGTGAACAACATTGAATCTATGGTTCTCACTAATAAATCATCCCCTCCCTTTACAGACTGGCAATCACTTGCCCCGTTCAGAATAGGAATCTACCGTGGGGTGGCTTTTACAAAAGAAAAAACAGCAAAGGCCGGTTGCACTCAAGTCTTCGAATTAGACACACATGATCAAATGATCAAAATGCTTGAAATAAACAGAATTGACGCGGCTATTGTCGCAAGAATTGCCGGATTGATTATTTTACGAAAAGCCGGACCAACCGAAATAAAGCTTACTGAACCACCTCTTGAAAGCTTCCCTGTTTATCACTACCTCAATAAAAAACACTCCAACCTCGTTCCCAAACTGACAGCAGTGCTGAAACAAATGCAAAAAGAAAGAAGGATACAGCAAATCCGCGAAGAAATTATTCAAAAGGAATTTGGAACACTTGGCAGGATGTAATTTTATAATTAGAAGAGGTTAATTGTAACCTTCCACCAAAACTCACTTGTTTTTTCCAGACTTAATCTGTTAGTAAGTGTGTACACGCTATCAATGATGTTATCATTTAAAAATATCAAAAAGATTTGGAAGGTATGATGCACTTACAAAAGTTTAACCTTTATCTATTATTATCAATTCTTCTATGTTTTCTTATTTTACCTTCTACAGTCTATGCTGAATCCTTTCCCAAACTCACACTTATAACAGAAGAATGGGAACCTTATAATTTCCGAAAAAACGGGACGATAGAAGGTATATCAACCGATGTGCTTATGCTTATGTTAGAAAGAGCAGGTTCTACGCAGGCACGAAATGACATAAAACTATATCCTTGGGCCCGTTCCTATAAAATGCTTCAAAAAAACACCAACACTCTTCTTTTTTCAACAACAAGGACCGAAGAAAGAGAACATATGTTTAAATGGGTCGGCCCAATTTTTAACACAAAATACCATTTTTATGCCCTAAAAAACAGGCACATAAAAATTAACTCATTTAAAGATCTTAAAAAATACCGCATAGGGACAATCAGAAAAGATGTTATCGAAGACCTGCTCGTAAAAAATGCTGACATGAACTCCAAAGATTTTGATCAGGTATCATCAACCTTACAAAATATAATAAAACTATCAGTTGGAAGAGTAGACCTTGCCGCTCAGAGTAAAGAATCCACTCTCAATTCGTGTAAAGAAGCAGGACTCAATCCTAATAATTTTGAATCTGTTTTTGTACTTGATAAAAACAGTGTATATTACGCATTTAATAAAGAAACACCTGATTCCGTAATAGCAATATTGCAAACAGTCTTTGATAATATTAGAAATGAGGGGAAACTGGCTGAAATTTTTAAAAAATATGGGAAATAAAAAATATTATAATCTCCACACATACAAGTTCTACTTTTCGGACTAAACTCTTCGCTTTCACTTTTCCTCTTTACAACCCAAATAGATTAACATACATTTTTATCAGCTAGGGGCGTCTTTTTAGACTGAGATGGCATTAACGCCTGTCCCTTCGAACCTGATGCGGGTAATTCTGCCGGAGGGAAGCTGCAATAGATTCTTATGCTTTTTCTATTTGCGCTTACCTTTTTTAAGGTAAGCGCTTTTTTTTTGCCGGAGCAAATTATGATTGTCATACTGAATGGGGAAAGAACCGAAATAAACAACAATACGAGCGTACTTGCACTGCTTGATTCCAAGCAAATAGCTGCGGACACAGTCGTTGTTGAATTGAACAAGGAAATAATCCCTTCCGACACTTTCTGTAATACAATGCTAAACGACGGAGATCATCTCGAAGTACTCCGTTTCGTTGGCGGAGGATGAAAAACACAATGAGCGAAGATCTTTTTGAACTCGGTGGTCGCAAATTTAACAGTCGCCTACTTAGCGGTACAGGCAAATTTGCCGATGATTCAATTATTCCTGCTGTATGCGAAGCTTCCGGTTCTGAGATTATCACCGTCGCACTACGCCGGGTTGATCTTGAATCAAAAACTGACAATGTCATTAATTTTATTCCTAAGCACATGCAGCTTCTGCCCAACACTTCCGGAGCAAGAACAGCCGATGAAGCTGTACGCATCGCCCGTTTAGCCAGAGCTATGGGATGCGGAGACTGGATAAAAATCGAAGTTATCTCAGACAACAAATATCTTTTACCTGACGGATACGAGACAGCCAAAGCCACCGAAATTCTTGCCAAAGAAGGTTTCATTGTTCTGCCGTACGTCAATGCTGACCTCTACATAGCACGTTCTCTGGTTGACGCCGGAGCTGCCGCTGTTATGCCTCTCGGCTCACCTATCGGAACAAACCGCGGCCTCCAAACCCGTGAAATGGTACGCATCCTAATTGAAGAAATCTCCCTGCCCATCATCGTTGATGCGGGCATAGGCCGTCCTTCTGAAGCATGCGAAGCAATGGAAATGGGTGCTGACGCATGTCTGGTCAACACTGCTATTGCTACAGCCTGTGATCCCGTCACAATGGCAAAAGCTTTCGGCCGGGCTGTTAAAGCTGGACGCGAAGCATACCTTTCCGGCCCCGGAGCAAAACACCGCCAAGCAATGGCTTCATCTCCTCTTACCGGCTTTTTGAGCGAGGATTAGGCAATGAGCTTTTATCCCATCTGCGCTGAATACGGAGCTTTACCCCTCGCAGAAAAATTTGCCGCGGTAACAGAAGACGATGTCCGGCGCGCAATAAACGGTACCACAGCCAGCCCCGAAGATTTCATGGCCATGTTAAGCCCTGCGGCTGTCCCCTTTCTCGAAGAAATGGCGCAAAAGGCGAACAAGCTGACTGAGCAGTATTTCGGTAAAACAATTCAAATGTTCACCCCGTTATACCTTTCCAATTACTGCACCAACCGTTGCATATATTGTGGATTCAACACCACAAATAATATCAAACGCGATCATCTGGAGCCGGAACAGGTCGAAGAGGAAGCTAAAGCCATTGCCGCCACGGGAATGAAACAGCTGCTCATCCTTACCGGAGATGCACGCACCAAGGCTTCCCCGGAATACCTTGAATCCTGCACAAAGATTCTCAGCAAGTATTTCCCGTCAATCTCAATTGAAATTTACGCTATGGAAGTTGAGGAATACGCCGCTCTGGTAAAAGTTGGAGTGGACGGGATGACAATGTTCCAAGAGACCTACAACGAGGAACTTTATCCCACGCTGCATCCTGCCGGACCTAAAAAGGATTTCCACTTCCGCCTGAATGCACCGGAGCGTGCTTGCAAAGCGGGAATGCGGGTGGTCAACATCGGTGCTCTGCTTGGACTGGATGACTGGAGAAAAGACTCTCTGCTTACCGGAATCCATGCCGCTTATTTACAGAAAAAATATCCCAATGTTGATATAGCTGTATCCCTTCCCAGAATGCGTCCTCACGCCGGATCTTTTCAGCCCGCTTCTATAGCCACTGACCGTGACATGGTTCAGAACATGCTTGCACTCCGCCTTTTTCTGCCGCGTGTAGGTATCACTGTTTCCACGAGGGAAAGTCCTGAATTCCGTGAACAGATTCTACCGCTCGGCGTTACTAAGATGTCAGCCGGAGTTTCGACTGAAGTTGGCGGACACAGTCAGAAAGGTGAAAAAGTCGGACAGTTCGATATCTCCGACGGACGCAGTGCCGCAGAATTATGCGCGGATCTCAAAAAACACGGTTACCAGCCTGTTTTCAAAGACTGGCAGTGTCTGGACGAGCATTACGGAGAACCGATTTGAACCTGACGGAACAAGGCATAGCCGCCTATCTGGGCGAAGAACGGTTAAAATATATCCAGACCGTTACCATCGGTATTGCCGGAGCAGGCGGTCTTGGTTCCAACTGTGCCATGCATCTGGTCCGTAGTGGATTCAAACGGTTTGTGCTGGTGGATTTTGATCAGATTGAAAAATCCAACCTCAACCGCCAGAGCTATACATTGAAACAGCTGGATCAATACAAAGTCACAGCTCTTTCCGAAAATATGCTCGCAGTGAACCCCGACCTAGACCTTGATGTGCTGGCAACGAAAGTTACTCTGGAGAATATGCAACCCCTTTTCGAACGCTGCGATGCGGTTGTCGAAGCGTTCGATGACCCAAAGATCAAAAGGAACTTTGTCGAATCATTCCTGCCTACCGAAAAATTAGTTATCGCAGCCTCGGGCATAGGCGGCACCGGCAATGCTGATGCCATCATCACCCGCAAGGTACGTGATAACTTTTACATAATCGGAGACATGGTAACCGAGTGTTGCGCCAAACAACCGCCCTTTTCACCGAAGGTCGCCATTGCCGCAGCCAAACAGGCTGACGTTATTCTCAGCTACTATCTTGATAAATTCGAGACAGAAGGAGGCGCAAAATGAGCGCGATAAAAATCACCAGAAAAACTATTCTCGACACGGACATTTACTGTCTGACCGCAGAAAAGTTTTCGCTGGGCCGTTCCAATCTTGAAGTGATCAAGGCCATGCTCGACAACGGAATCAAGCTTGTCCAGTACCGCGAAAAAGAAAAGAAGATGGGACTCAAATATCAGGAGTGTCTCGAAATCCGCAAGATGACCCGCGATGCAGGAGCCGCCTTCATCATTAATGATGACATCGACCTAGCCATACTGGTTGAAGCTGACGGCGTGCATATCGGGCAAGAGGATTTCCCCATTGAAGCAGTGCGTAAACTGGTTGGAAACGACATGGCAATCGGCCTTTCCACCCACAGCCCCGAGCAGGCACGCAATGCACTTAAACGCGGCGCGGATTACATCGGAGTTGGTCCGGTTTTCCGCACCTTTACCAAAGACGATGTCTGCGATCCAGTAGGATTTGAATATCTGGAATATGTTGTTGAAAACATAGACATCCCCTTTGTCGCCATCGGCGGCATCAAAGAAAACAATGTAGCAGAAGTGGTCCGGCACGGCGCACGCTGTGTGGCACTGGTTACTGAAATAGTAGAAGCCGACAATATCGGAAAC is a genomic window of Maridesulfovibrio ferrireducens containing:
- a CDS encoding ABC transporter substrate-binding protein; its protein translation is MMHLQKFNLYLLLSILLCFLILPSTVYAESFPKLTLITEEWEPYNFRKNGTIEGISTDVLMLMLERAGSTQARNDIKLYPWARSYKMLQKNTNTLLFSTTRTEEREHMFKWVGPIFNTKYHFYALKNRHIKINSFKDLKKYRIGTIRKDVIEDLLVKNADMNSKDFDQVSSTLQNIIKLSVGRVDLAAQSKESTLNSCKEAGLNPNNFESVFVLDKNSVYYAFNKETPDSVIAILQTVFDNIRNEGKLAEIFKKYGK
- the thiS gene encoding sulfur carrier protein ThiS codes for the protein MIVILNGERTEINNNTSVLALLDSKQIAADTVVVELNKEIIPSDTFCNTMLNDGDHLEVLRFVGGG
- a CDS encoding thiazole synthase, producing MSEDLFELGGRKFNSRLLSGTGKFADDSIIPAVCEASGSEIITVALRRVDLESKTDNVINFIPKHMQLLPNTSGARTADEAVRIARLARAMGCGDWIKIEVISDNKYLLPDGYETAKATEILAKEGFIVLPYVNADLYIARSLVDAGAAAVMPLGSPIGTNRGLQTREMVRILIEEISLPIIVDAGIGRPSEACEAMEMGADACLVNTAIATACDPVTMAKAFGRAVKAGREAYLSGPGAKHRQAMASSPLTGFLSED
- the thiH gene encoding 2-iminoacetate synthase ThiH — translated: MSFYPICAEYGALPLAEKFAAVTEDDVRRAINGTTASPEDFMAMLSPAAVPFLEEMAQKANKLTEQYFGKTIQMFTPLYLSNYCTNRCIYCGFNTTNNIKRDHLEPEQVEEEAKAIAATGMKQLLILTGDARTKASPEYLESCTKILSKYFPSISIEIYAMEVEEYAALVKVGVDGMTMFQETYNEELYPTLHPAGPKKDFHFRLNAPERACKAGMRVVNIGALLGLDDWRKDSLLTGIHAAYLQKKYPNVDIAVSLPRMRPHAGSFQPASIATDRDMVQNMLALRLFLPRVGITVSTRESPEFREQILPLGVTKMSAGVSTEVGGHSQKGEKVGQFDISDGRSAAELCADLKKHGYQPVFKDWQCLDEHYGEPI
- the thiF gene encoding sulfur carrier protein ThiS adenylyltransferase ThiF, coding for MNLTEQGIAAYLGEERLKYIQTVTIGIAGAGGLGSNCAMHLVRSGFKRFVLVDFDQIEKSNLNRQSYTLKQLDQYKVTALSENMLAVNPDLDLDVLATKVTLENMQPLFERCDAVVEAFDDPKIKRNFVESFLPTEKLVIAASGIGGTGNADAIITRKVRDNFYIIGDMVTECCAKQPPFSPKVAIAAAKQADVILSYYLDKFETEGGAK
- the thiE gene encoding thiamine phosphate synthase, which translates into the protein MSAIKITRKTILDTDIYCLTAEKFSLGRSNLEVIKAMLDNGIKLVQYREKEKKMGLKYQECLEIRKMTRDAGAAFIINDDIDLAILVEADGVHIGQEDFPIEAVRKLVGNDMAIGLSTHSPEQARNALKRGADYIGVGPVFRTFTKDDVCDPVGFEYLEYVVENIDIPFVAIGGIKENNVAEVVRHGARCVALVTEIVEADNIGNKINALRDAMLSAAES